The sequence AGGATTTAAGCGAAAGGGACGATTGGGGCGTGGTGGAATGGAAAGCGAGTGAAGCCAGAGCCGATATACCTCGACACAAGCGCACTGATAGCACTCTTCAACTCAAGGGATAGGAATCACGAAAACGCGAGGAATTTTTTGGAACGGGCAATTCTTGAAGGGTCGCTTTTTGTCATCGGACGACCTGTCCTACTTGAGTTCATCAACGGGACCTCCAAGCGTAGGGGAAAGAAGGTGGCGCTGAAACTCAGGGAAAACCTTCTAAAAAGCAAGTTCATTTGGATCGAAAACGAAAGCGATGAAGACTGGGAGAGAGCGTGGAGGATATTTGAACGCTTTGAGGATCACAATGGGATGGATCTAACAGACTGCCTGAGTTTTGCAATAATGGAACGGCTGGGGATCAGAAGGGCTTTTACTTTTTCTTTTGAAAGCCTCGCCCTTTAGGGAGGGGATGCAGTAAACCGCCAAACAGCCATTAAACCACCGAAACCCTTTTATGTTTTGCAACTTAATAAGGCCTCGGAGAGGCCACTCAAGGACAACCCGGTGAGATGAGGGGTTTCATCGCGTCCTCCCGCCATTGGGAGGAAGACGCCGGTAGGCGTCCTCTCAAAAACCGCCTTGAGCGGTTTGAAACTCATTGAGTGGCCGCTAAAGCAATAACCCCATCCGGCTTTGGCTGGTAGGGGTAATGGGCACGAGACCGTGCCTTCGGGCTGAACCGAAACTGGTGACGGGAGTAGGTGGATGAGTGCCCGTAAACCGAACCGCCCTTAGCGAGGGGTTAACTCGAACCCTCGCCATTCACGGCGGAAAGGAGGTCAGCTATGACAGGGACTTTGAGGCCTAGGGTTTGAACGGCTCCCGTGAGGTGATGAAATGCTTCTCTACGGCGACGGAAGGATCTTCTTAGCCTTCTGTCCTTCTTCCGGTGGAATATTCGAGCTTGAGCCGGAGGAGTTCAAAGCCCTGAAGGAGAACTTCCCCGGAGCGGAAGAACTCAAAAAAGCCATGCTCGAATACGGCGGAGAAAAATACAGCATCAACGACTTTATCGGCCATCTAACGAGCCTCGGGATAGAGCTTGAGAGGCTCAACGCTCCAGCGGCTGTTATCTTTGAACTTACAAGGGACTGCAACCTCAGATGCAAGCACTGCATAGTCTCCGCCGGAAATCCTCTACCGAACGAACTCAAAACAGAGGAGTGGTTAAAGCTGGTTGATGAGATAAGCGATTACGCCGTGAGGCTCACCCTGACGAGGGCGTTGTAGAGCACGCTTGAATCAATGAAGATCACTCCTCATACACCTCCAGCTTCAGCCTGAAGAACTCCTCGGCCTTCCCCTCGCCGAACATGCCTATCCTGACCTTCTTCTTCATTTCTCGAACGAGCCTGAGGAACTCCTCCTCGGCCATGAACTCCTTCAGGGCGGTATCTCCCTGCAGGTTTCCGGCAACGTCTTCCATTTTCCCACCATCCCAATGTACGCGGCCCACCTAAAATAGATTTCCCCGGCGCGGTTTCAGACGGGAGAATCCTCTACCCGGCATTGTTATCATGATAGCGAGTCTCGGAAGATTGAACTTCTCCGTTATCATGACAACGCTCCGCTGACCTTATAAGCTCCCGTCCCAACCGGCTAGGGGTGAGAATATGAGCGAACTGTTTGAAGAGGTTGAGGTTGAGGCTTACGTTTACCCTACCGAGGACATCGAGAAGGTAAAGAAAGCAATGCTGAACTTGATTTCGGATCTTGAGTTCGAGGCCTTTGATAGAGGGGATTACATAATCCTCACCGGGAAGACGAAGAGCAGGAAAGCGCTGAGCAGGCTCTACGAGCTTTTCAGGGGGCAGGCGATACTCGACACGGCAAGAAGTTTCCTTGAGGAGGGCTACTTCGGCGAGGAGATAATCATCAGGGTGAATAAGCAGGCCGCTTATGCAGGCGTTGTCAACTTCAACGAGGAGTCCCCTTTAGGCCCGATAACGATAGTGATCAGAACCAAAGATCCACACAGGCTGATGAAGTGGCTCGCACCGAGGACGAAGGATGGAGTTCCAATAGAATAAAAAAGAAAAACCTCACTCCTTCGCCTTTTTCCTCCCCCAGCCCACCTGCGCCGTCATAATCCTTTCACTGGAGAAGAGCCTCGCGGTGGTATAGAGGGTGGCAACTGCGATTATGGCGAGGTAGACGAGGCTCATAACCAGCGGCCTGTAGTCGGCCAGCAGGACGTAGCGGTAGTCCACAACGGGGTGCGTGAAGGGTATCGCCAGGAGAAGGTACTTTACCGCAAGTGGAAGGTCGTTGATGTCCGTGTACATCAGCAGGAAGGCAGGAAAAGCCAGCGGGAGGATTACGGCGCTGACGAGCGTCGTAGCGCTCTGCACGTCCTCTGCAAAGGTCGCCACTATCATGGCAAGGCTGAGGGCAATGATTATCGTCAGGAAGACGACGATGGCGAAGAAAATCGCACCCGCCGGGGTAACGACGAGACCGAGGTCTCTGAGATTAACTCCTACCGAACCGAGGCCAAAGGAACCCATATAATACTTCATTCCAATCATATAAGCTATTGCAGAGATGAGGCCCATCATCGCCGTTCCGAATATCTTGGCACCGACTATGTGTGTCCTTGAGACAGGGAGGGTGAGGAGTGTCTCAAGCGTTTTGTTCTCCTTCTCGCTCGCTATCGCCCCAGCGGCCATCTGGGATGTTATCATGACCATCATGAAGATTATGAGCGGTATCGTAAAGGCCTGAGAGGCTATGACACTCGAAACTATAGCCGGGGAAACGTCGACGACGTTCCCGTTTATGACAGATCTGCTGAGAGTTTTTATCGGGTGGAGCACCGCATCGGGATTGCTCGCCCCAAGCGATTTAACCTTCAGCCGCGCTATCTCCTCACTGAGAACCCCCAAGACGGCGTTTATCCTGCCCTCGCTAACGCTCTC is a genomic window of Thermococcus sp. containing:
- a CDS encoding ABC transporter permease, whose amino-acid sequence is MSDFWVMAMKELKNLFRDKKLVFGMVIVPLILLPLMGQAVNVGMEQAQKETHVTIANFDEGPYGALLIKSLQSAPNVTVTVVNATSVDGALKLAVQERQNVLVVIPSDFTSKLQANKTATVDIYGIFTSIGAGMKESVSEGRINAVLGVLSEEIARLKVKSLGASNPDAVLHPIKTLSRSVINGNVVDVSPAIVSSVIASQAFTIPLIIFMMVMITSQMAAGAIASEKENKTLETLLTLPVSRTHIVGAKIFGTAMMGLISAIAYMIGMKYYMGSFGLGSVGVNLRDLGLVVTPAGAIFFAIVVFLTIIIALSLAMIVATFAEDVQSATTLVSAVILPLAFPAFLLMYTDINDLPLAVKYLLLAIPFTHPVVDYRYVLLADYRPLVMSLVYLAIIAVATLYTTARLFSSERIMTAQVGWGRKKAKE
- a CDS encoding type II toxin-antitoxin system VapC family toxin; its protein translation is MKPEPIYLDTSALIALFNSRDRNHENARNFLERAILEGSLFVIGRPVLLEFINGTSKRRGKKVALKLRENLLKSKFIWIENESDEDWERAWRIFERFEDHNGMDLTDCLSFAIMERLGIRRAFTFSFESLAL
- a CDS encoding RNA-binding domain-containing protein, translated to MSELFEEVEVEAYVYPTEDIEKVKKAMLNLISDLEFEAFDRGDYIILTGKTKSRKALSRLYELFRGQAILDTARSFLEEGYFGEEIIIRVNKQAAYAGVVNFNEESPLGPITIVIRTKDPHRLMKWLAPRTKDGVPIE